One Pseudomonadota bacterium DNA window includes the following coding sequences:
- a CDS encoding sigma 54-interacting transcriptional regulator produces the protein MHIDENIFFREATLRICGSLEIERALWDCFMYIRDYIPADIMLVDVYDTDTGIGETIAKADLNGGKLTSVKTIAQEDTKRIIEETRKKSDMLSKVLVADRIGDHPIMGPMSEVIGHPDAAFMGIGSNPEWDLIAGIFIGNNKGEKYSEKHVRLFTLLDKPFTIALSNYLRYREVLKLKESLADDNRYLQQELRQQTGEEIVGAHFGLKQVMEMAGQVAPLASPVLLLGETGTGKEVMATAIHNLSLRKNGPFIKVNCGAIPESLMDSELFGHEKGAFTGAFLQKRGRFERAQGGTIFLDEIGELTPGAQIRLLRVIQEKEIERVGGTETIKVDIRVITATHRNLEAMLAEGKFREDLYFRLRVFPIVIPPLRDRRADIPALVQYFMMKKTREMGFVNIPSLAPGAIEKLMNYNWPGNVRELQNAVEHALILGREQPLAFDNLGDIIPRAKTIIPDSEMENPLNLEQATTQAIVKAMNKAGGRVGGEKGAAKLLNINPSTLRTKMRKLGIPFGRKNNV, from the coding sequence ATGCATATTGATGAAAATATTTTTTTTCGGGAAGCCACACTACGCATATGCGGAAGCCTGGAGATTGAAAGAGCACTGTGGGATTGTTTTATGTATATCCGTGACTATATCCCGGCAGATATTATGCTTGTAGATGTTTATGACACAGATACAGGAATAGGTGAAACCATTGCAAAAGCAGATTTAAACGGAGGAAAACTTACATCCGTCAAAACCATTGCCCAGGAAGATACGAAACGGATTATCGAGGAAACAAGAAAAAAGTCTGATATGCTATCAAAAGTTTTGGTGGCTGACCGAATCGGTGATCATCCTATAATGGGGCCTATGTCTGAAGTAATCGGCCATCCTGATGCCGCCTTTATGGGAATTGGTTCAAATCCTGAATGGGATTTAATTGCAGGTATTTTTATCGGTAATAACAAAGGAGAAAAATACTCGGAAAAGCATGTGCGACTGTTTACGCTTTTGGATAAGCCTTTTACCATCGCTCTTTCCAATTATCTGCGTTACAGGGAGGTCTTGAAGCTCAAGGAGAGCCTGGCAGATGACAACCGGTATTTGCAACAAGAGTTGCGGCAACAAACGGGAGAAGAAATTGTAGGTGCTCATTTCGGCCTGAAGCAGGTCATGGAAATGGCCGGGCAGGTAGCACCCCTGGCCAGCCCCGTTCTCCTGTTGGGAGAAACCGGAACCGGAAAAGAGGTCATGGCCACGGCCATTCATAATCTATCGCTACGCAAAAACGGTCCTTTTATTAAGGTGAATTGTGGCGCAATTCCGGAATCACTTATGGATAGCGAGCTTTTCGGCCATGAAAAGGGCGCATTTACAGGAGCTTTTTTACAAAAACGGGGACGTTTCGAGCGGGCCCAGGGCGGTACGATCTTTCTTGATGAGATTGGTGAGTTAACGCCCGGAGCGCAAATCAGGCTATTGCGGGTAATACAGGAAAAAGAGATTGAACGTGTTGGCGGAACAGAGACCATCAAGGTTGACATTCGTGTTATAACCGCCACGCACCGCAATCTTGAGGCCATGCTGGCTGAGGGCAAATTCCGCGAAGACCTTTATTTTCGCCTTCGGGTTTTTCCAATTGTTATTCCGCCACTTCGTGACCGTCGTGCCGACATTCCTGCACTGGTCCAATATTTCATGATGAAAAAAACCAGAGAGATGGGTTTTGTAAATATCCCCTCTCTTGCTCCAGGAGCAATTGAAAAACTAATGAATTACAACTGGCCCGGCAATGTAAGGGAACTGCAAAATGCAGTTGAACACGCCCTTATCCTCGGCAGGGAACAACCACTGGCTTTCGACAATCTGGGCGACATTATCCCTCGCGCAAAAACAATAATACCCGATAGTGAAATGGAAAACCCCCTCAATCTTGAACAAGCAACTACACAAGCAATTGTAAAGGCCATGAACAAGGCTGGTGGCCGTGTGGGAGGGGAAAAAGGTGCTGCAAAGTTGTTGAATATAAACCCTTCAACTCTCAGGACGAAAATGCGCAAACTTGGCATTCCTTTTGGCCGTAAAAATAATGTGTGA
- a CDS encoding spirocyclase AveC family protein, whose amino-acid sequence MFNKTCLYGFMILFIALVAYPAMAATDITVPSSQQLESGTAGAVVDNMQLPPGFNNPNLSAIWVQEKLMLVVFFIVLIYLIRNSRRARELTFGTLLFIATTTMFWQEPYADWGCYLLFNPKLTLMPWGSTLWTSPNKPLNLIWQYGAFFAGIYSVMLWLVRKLHARYPQLSNLGAVLVIGIPIFYLFDLLVEGLCVKNGIHSYIKPLIGPVFVMAKGNFPLVYPVVPFVFYAVITLWVLRLRAANGHVRFESWFGAQRFAAGWQRELARVIIWILVMNGLYLLLFTGPAVAIRVFLGGPCALVP is encoded by the coding sequence ATGTTTAACAAAACTTGTCTTTACGGTTTCATGATTCTTTTTATTGCCCTTGTTGCATATCCGGCCATGGCGGCAACGGATATTACCGTGCCTTCGAGCCAACAGTTAGAAAGTGGGACCGCTGGTGCCGTAGTTGATAATATGCAACTGCCGCCGGGATTCAACAATCCTAATCTTTCTGCAATTTGGGTGCAGGAAAAACTCATGCTTGTTGTTTTTTTTATTGTACTCATATATCTTATTCGTAATAGCCGTCGTGCCAGGGAGCTGACTTTCGGCACGCTGCTGTTCATTGCCACAACAACCATGTTCTGGCAGGAACCATACGCTGATTGGGGCTGCTACCTGCTATTCAATCCAAAGCTTACTCTTATGCCCTGGGGTTCTACTTTGTGGACTTCACCAAACAAGCCCTTGAATCTGATCTGGCAATATGGAGCTTTTTTTGCCGGCATATATTCTGTAATGCTATGGCTTGTCAGAAAACTGCATGCGCGGTATCCGCAATTGAGTAATCTCGGTGCGGTGCTTGTTATCGGTATTCCGATATTCTATCTCTTTGACTTGTTAGTGGAGGGACTTTGCGTAAAAAACGGCATTCACTCCTATATAAAACCTCTGATCGGCCCGGTGTTTGTTATGGCTAAGGGCAACTTTCCGCTTGTTTATCCGGTAGTGCCTTTCGTTTTTTATGCCGTAATTACCCTATGGGTGTTGAGATTGCGAGCTGCAAACGGGCATGTGCGATTCGAATCATGGTTCGGTGCACAGCGTTTTGCTGCCGGTTGGCAGCGGGAACTGGCGCGTGTTATCATCTGGATTTTGGTCATGAATGGGCTTTATCTGCTTCTTTTCACGGGTCCTGCTGTTGCTATACGGGTGTTTCTTGGAGGGCCTTGCGCACTTGTGCCGTGA
- a CDS encoding FAD-binding oxidoreductase, with translation MNVMRVKEHHPLYGELAMIVGSKFTTDSDFALWAYSRDSSPVPGKVPGIIVRPGSTEEVSEIIKLANLTHTPVIPRGGGASIFGFPAGIPGRSIVIDTTRLDKIIEINEENMTVTAEAGIGVCELGTKLTEKGYYANLVWAPYYADTLGGLIGGVMGGGWSTRTQVVGPNANHILGMKIVTPTGGVIQTGGGPGTNVHRKTTFMRDGGGPDTTGIFIGDGGTFGIKTEVTLSIYPLETVAKPRGFLFKSFDDIWNAMSRLMAIEPFPYTNLVGLAPNATALFMKDPCWVLLCYTRGYEEEEVTGKIKVVDEVCKAAGGEMGSEAIHMQASAAGTGEMYREMGKLASIGMWVFLETHVPKEDLPRLFNKYAELIDQRFEEKGIKEYGGVRMDVMLPVGHGECYLSTNVYWQVNVPEARKKVMEIADEFVNVTINDGLFATTAQRIPAGVTGANWSPSYYEFMRTLKKAMDPNNIINPGHWGL, from the coding sequence ATGAATGTAATGCGAGTCAAAGAACATCATCCATTGTATGGTGAATTGGCGATGATTGTTGGTTCCAAATTTACAACAGACAGCGACTTTGCTTTGTGGGCATATTCCCGCGACTCAAGTCCTGTTCCGGGAAAGGTTCCGGGGATAATAGTAAGGCCCGGCAGCACCGAAGAAGTATCGGAGATCATCAAACTTGCAAATCTGACTCATACTCCGGTAATCCCGCGGGGTGGAGGCGCTTCTATTTTTGGTTTTCCGGCAGGCATACCCGGAAGAAGTATAGTAATTGATACTACACGGCTGGACAAAATAATTGAGATAAATGAAGAAAACATGACGGTAACAGCTGAGGCAGGCATCGGTGTTTGCGAGCTGGGAACCAAGCTGACCGAAAAGGGATATTATGCAAATCTTGTCTGGGCGCCCTATTATGCGGATACGCTCGGTGGCTTGATAGGCGGCGTTATGGGTGGAGGATGGTCGACGCGAACGCAAGTTGTGGGACCCAATGCGAATCATATACTGGGCATGAAAATAGTTACGCCCACCGGAGGCGTGATCCAAACCGGGGGAGGTCCGGGGACTAATGTGCATCGTAAAACCACCTTCATGCGTGATGGGGGCGGACCCGATACAACCGGTATATTCATCGGTGATGGAGGAACATTCGGCATCAAGACCGAAGTAACGCTTTCAATTTACCCCCTCGAAACGGTTGCCAAACCAAGAGGCTTTCTTTTCAAGAGTTTTGACGATATCTGGAATGCCATGTCCAGGTTGATGGCGATAGAGCCCTTTCCTTATACTAATCTTGTCGGACTTGCACCCAATGCTACGGCGCTGTTTATGAAAGACCCATGTTGGGTTTTATTATGCTATACCAGAGGATATGAGGAAGAGGAGGTAACAGGCAAGATTAAGGTAGTAGATGAGGTTTGCAAGGCGGCAGGGGGTGAAATGGGTTCGGAAGCGATTCATATGCAGGCCAGTGCAGCCGGCACCGGAGAAATGTATCGTGAAATGGGAAAGCTTGCTTCGATAGGTATGTGGGTATTTCTCGAGACGCATGTTCCCAAAGAAGATCTTCCGAGACTCTTTAACAAGTATGCTGAGCTGATTGATCAAAGATTCGAAGAAAAAGGCATAAAGGAATATGGCGGTGTCAGAATGGATGTTATGTTGCCTGTGGGGCACGGCGAGTGCTATCTTTCGACAAATGTTTACTGGCAGGTTAATGTTCCGGAAGCAAGAAAGAAAGTTATGGAAATAGCTGACGAGTTTGTTAATGTCACGATAAATGACGGGCTGTTTGCAACAACCGCCCAGCGTATACCCGCCGGAGTTACAGGCGCCAACTGGTCACCTTCTTATTATGAATTCATGCGCACCTTAAAGAAAGCAATGGACCCCAACAATATAATTAATCCCGGACATTGGGGTTTGTAG
- a CDS encoding (Fe-S)-binding protein, which translates to MLEKYRYNVARCARCGICRAKYSEKVRYVCPVREHTGGFEHYFSRGRVAVAAGILEGAIDYSPELVEVLYTCLGCKSCVEQCGSVDMRNGKSLVDTAKIVREMREDAIALGLEPKIMQELHATVSKNKNTFGGSLEEKNKLAKKFELPDKGDTIFFSGCYGVYRDRKEAEATIKILKATGAAPAYLADKEWCCGVMEYWGGNTKVARDMALHNMEALDAAGVKTLVTACSGCLDTIKDIYPEIIEDKLPFKVIHISEYLADLVKKGELKFTKEINKTVTYHDPCHLGRHARIFDAPRKVIESIPGITLKEMERNREASGCCGSGIGAVRALEPDLALAITNDRIKEAVATGAEVLTSACPMCVEQLTLAGRAAKAKLEYINLPALVAEAMGL; encoded by the coding sequence ATGCTAGAAAAATATCGATATAATGTTGCCAGATGTGCAAGGTGTGGTATCTGTCGGGCAAAATACTCTGAAAAAGTACGTTATGTTTGCCCCGTAAGGGAACATACCGGAGGATTTGAACATTATTTCAGCAGGGGAAGAGTTGCAGTTGCCGCGGGAATTCTGGAGGGCGCCATTGATTATTCTCCCGAGCTTGTTGAAGTGCTTTATACCTGTCTTGGATGTAAAAGTTGCGTGGAGCAATGCGGGTCAGTAGATATGAGAAACGGCAAATCCTTAGTTGATACGGCAAAAATAGTCCGGGAAATGAGAGAGGATGCGATTGCACTGGGGTTGGAACCTAAAATAATGCAGGAACTTCATGCTACCGTATCCAAAAACAAGAATACCTTCGGGGGAAGCCTGGAGGAAAAGAATAAACTGGCTAAAAAGTTTGAACTTCCTGATAAAGGAGATACTATCTTCTTTTCAGGGTGCTATGGCGTCTATCGTGATCGTAAAGAAGCAGAGGCTACAATAAAAATTCTCAAGGCTACAGGAGCCGCGCCTGCATATCTGGCTGATAAGGAGTGGTGCTGCGGAGTAATGGAGTATTGGGGCGGCAATACCAAAGTGGCAAGAGATATGGCATTGCATAACATGGAAGCCTTGGATGCGGCAGGTGTTAAGACATTGGTAACCGCATGTTCAGGTTGTTTGGATACCATCAAGGATATATATCCTGAGATTATAGAAGACAAGCTTCCCTTCAAGGTTATTCACATAAGTGAATATCTTGCGGATCTGGTTAAAAAAGGGGAGTTGAAATTTACCAAAGAAATAAATAAAACTGTGACCTACCATGACCCATGCCATTTGGGAAGGCATGCAAGAATATTTGATGCACCCAGGAAAGTGATCGAAAGCATTCCCGGCATCACCCTTAAGGAAATGGAAAGAAACAGAGAGGCTTCCGGTTGTTGTGGTAGTGGCATAGGGGCTGTTAGGGCATTGGAACCTGATTTGGCATTGGCTATTACCAATGACAGAATTAAAGAGGCTGTAGCAACCGGCGCAGAAGTCCTTACATCGGCCTGTCCTATGTGTGTAGAACAACTTACGCTGGCAGGTAGAGCAGCGAAGGCTAAATTGGAATATATAAATCTTCCGGCATTGGTAGCTGAGGCTATGGGACTGTAA
- the gcvH gene encoding glycine cleavage system protein GcvH: MAEINGYDMPDDLHYHKEHIWARVEFKKVRVGVTDFAQKSAGDIVYVDLPFEGDEVKQGESFGKMQSAKWIGELYAPISGEIISVNEILEGKPTLINQSPYESGWVIVIKPSNLEEELKTLMTHETGLADWLNGEIERVKAQTEGA, translated from the coding sequence ATGGCAGAAATTAACGGATATGATATGCCCGATGATTTGCACTATCATAAGGAACACATCTGGGCCAGGGTTGAATTCAAAAAAGTTAGAGTTGGAGTAACAGATTTTGCGCAGAAATCGGCTGGTGATATTGTATATGTCGACCTTCCGTTTGAGGGAGATGAAGTAAAACAGGGTGAATCATTCGGCAAGATGCAATCCGCCAAGTGGATCGGTGAGCTATATGCGCCAATTAGCGGTGAGATTATTTCAGTCAATGAGATCCTGGAAGGAAAACCGACATTGATAAACCAAAGCCCGTATGAATCCGGCTGGGTAATTGTTATCAAGCCAAGCAATCTTGAAGAAGAACTTAAGACTCTGATGACGCATGAGACCGGTTTGGCGGATTGGTTAAATGGAGAAATAGAGAGAGTTAAAGCTCAAACGGAAGGGGCGTAA
- a CDS encoding FAD-binding oxidoreductase produces the protein MSVYEDIAAIVGKEKISESNLDRICYSHDLAPLPDDLLKGFGVAKPDVVVRPANLSHIADIMKYAFQKNIPVTPRGGGSWGLGGVLPIGGGIVLDLSGMNRIIEVNTEDDYVTVETGTEWKRLSNAVEKYGFHLGACPTSAPVATIGGYIATGGSSGIGVSQHGPLGDHIISLKVVLPDGTVIQTNPWDSWIFVGSEGTLGIVCEATIKIFKKNNMKHMLFSFDSFDAGLEAVIKLNEISPYYYNIMDEGFIGLLREKGSRLPESKMILAVTLNDINGKLQEKEKAINTICRGTRLSDEMAEEEWGNRYKTALSIKSLGPTLLTQEIRLPARFLGQALNEWKTVLKGKRFAFKGVCSDNGAISVFPVVLTDEREKYEFMKTLSYTREIAETGKKYHGAVYGIGLFNSNQMADIHGKSLDVMKEIKRTLDSKNILNPGKTVESRIPDIFLSLVFILMKHATPLFAFLAKSANRLPDSFINNSLKLLKGRK, from the coding sequence ATGTCTGTATATGAAGATATAGCGGCAATTGTCGGTAAGGAAAAGATAAGCGAAAGCAATCTTGATCGTATTTGCTATAGTCATGATCTGGCCCCGCTGCCGGATGATTTGCTTAAGGGATTTGGTGTAGCTAAGCCTGATGTTGTTGTAAGGCCCGCCAATTTATCACACATTGCAGACATCATGAAATATGCTTTTCAAAAAAACATTCCCGTTACACCAAGGGGTGGAGGTTCATGGGGGCTTGGTGGAGTCCTGCCGATTGGCGGAGGCATAGTTTTAGATCTAAGCGGTATGAATCGTATTATAGAAGTAAACACTGAAGATGATTATGTGACGGTTGAAACCGGGACAGAGTGGAAACGTCTATCAAATGCCGTTGAAAAGTATGGCTTTCATCTGGGCGCTTGTCCTACAAGCGCCCCTGTTGCTACAATCGGCGGTTATATTGCAACAGGTGGTTCTTCCGGAATTGGTGTTTCCCAGCACGGGCCACTTGGTGACCATATAATATCTCTTAAAGTAGTACTCCCTGATGGAACGGTTATACAAACCAATCCTTGGGATTCATGGATTTTTGTTGGTTCGGAAGGGACTTTGGGAATAGTTTGTGAAGCAACTATTAAAATATTTAAAAAAAATAATATGAAACATATGTTGTTTAGCTTTGACAGTTTTGATGCAGGATTGGAGGCTGTTATCAAGTTAAACGAAATAAGTCCTTATTATTATAACATCATGGATGAAGGCTTTATCGGATTGTTAAGAGAAAAAGGAAGCCGGTTACCTGAAAGTAAAATGATATTAGCAGTTACTTTAAATGATATAAACGGTAAGTTGCAGGAAAAAGAAAAAGCAATAAACACTATTTGCCGTGGCACAAGATTATCCGATGAAATGGCAGAAGAAGAATGGGGAAACAGATATAAAACAGCTCTTAGCATTAAAAGCCTAGGGCCGACACTATTGACTCAGGAGATCAGACTTCCTGCAAGGTTCCTGGGACAGGCGCTTAATGAGTGGAAAACCGTTTTAAAGGGAAAAAGATTCGCTTTCAAAGGTGTCTGTAGTGATAATGGCGCCATAAGTGTTTTTCCTGTAGTACTGACAGATGAAAGAGAAAAATATGAGTTTATGAAGACCCTTTCTTATACCCGTGAAATAGCTGAAACAGGGAAAAAATATCATGGCGCAGTTTATGGGATTGGGCTTTTCAACTCAAACCAGATGGCAGATATTCATGGCAAATCACTTGATGTAATGAAAGAGATAAAAAGGACTTTAGATTCAAAAAACATACTTAATCCGGGCAAAACAGTTGAAAGCAGAATCCCTGATATCTTTTTGTCTCTTGTTTTTATATTGATGAAACATGCGACGCCTCTTTTTGCTTTTCTTGCAAAAAGTGCAAATCGCCTTCCGGATAGTTTTATAAATAATTCTTTAAAGCTTCTAAAGGGCAGAAAGTGA
- a CDS encoding (Fe-S)-binding protein produces the protein MKEDIKDLISKNVYTCASCGFCRFGCPVSKNVGFESQTVRGRMYLLKKYIEGGLEYDKDLIESFYTCALCGNCNEICPTGVDYLEIVSQLRKQFVEAGKLPESQKMLRDNLVKCGNPFSKDKEERGAWLPPQYREHKKSNNMYFVGCSSSYSSNRIAKSIIKVLESVGFDFNVMGNSESCCGDPLFRMGEEEKANEFMQQNIQVFDKLEVKTVFASCAGCYKTLKNKYPQKYKVLHITQLLHQLVEQGKLVFKKEFPNKIIYFDGCDIGRHCKTYEEPRALLKAIPGVDLLEFDYNRDEAMCCGGPFAASDPDLAAKIAEDRVKEAEEQGAQIIATACPTCMVNLREGARRIGSEIEVQDITLMLPKLIR, from the coding sequence GTGAAAGAAGATATAAAAGATTTAATTTCCAAAAATGTTTATACCTGCGCCAGTTGCGGCTTCTGTCGTTTTGGCTGTCCCGTATCAAAGAATGTGGGTTTTGAAAGCCAAACGGTAAGGGGCAGGATGTATCTTCTGAAAAAATATATTGAAGGCGGACTGGAATATGACAAGGATCTTATTGAATCATTTTATACATGTGCTTTATGTGGAAACTGCAATGAGATTTGTCCCACAGGAGTTGATTATCTTGAAATTGTCTCACAATTAAGAAAACAGTTCGTAGAAGCTGGGAAACTTCCTGAATCCCAAAAAATGCTAAGAGATAATCTGGTAAAATGTGGAAACCCTTTTTCTAAAGATAAAGAAGAAAGAGGGGCATGGCTTCCTCCCCAATATCGTGAGCACAAAAAAAGTAATAATATGTATTTCGTTGGCTGTTCATCTTCATATTCTTCCAATAGGATTGCCAAATCTATTATAAAGGTTTTAGAAAGTGTAGGGTTTGATTTTAATGTGATGGGAAATTCGGAAAGCTGCTGCGGCGATCCTTTATTTCGAATGGGTGAAGAAGAGAAGGCAAATGAATTTATGCAGCAAAATATCCAAGTATTTGATAAGCTTGAAGTTAAAACTGTTTTTGCTTCATGTGCCGGATGTTATAAAACTTTAAAAAACAAATATCCTCAAAAATATAAAGTGTTGCATATAACTCAACTTCTCCATCAGTTGGTTGAACAGGGCAAACTTGTATTCAAAAAAGAATTTCCAAACAAAATTATTTACTTTGACGGGTGCGATATCGGAAGACATTGCAAAACTTATGAAGAACCCAGGGCTTTGTTAAAAGCAATTCCAGGAGTTGATTTGCTTGAGTTTGACTATAACAGAGATGAGGCAATGTGCTGCGGAGGTCCATTTGCTGCAAGTGATCCTGATCTGGCGGCAAAAATAGCCGAAGACAGAGTAAAAGAAGCAGAAGAACAGGGTGCGCAAATCATTGCCACCGCCTGCCCCACCTGTATGGTTAATTTAAGAGAAGGGGCAAGAAGAATAGGAAGTGAAATAGAAGTTCAGGATATCACATTGATGCTGCCAAAATTAATCCGGTGA
- a CDS encoding DUF116 domain-containing protein — protein sequence MKNWRLLDTGVLSAAENMALDDLILEARSKELVPNTLRFLQFSPPAVLVGYYQSVEQEIRTSYCREQSIDINRRMTGGGAIFFDRSQLGWGIYASKKELGAANPEILFKKICQAVILGLKRFGIDAKYRPKNDIEVAGKKISGTGGTEEKNAFLFQGTLLMDFDVDTMLKSLRIPTEKLMDKGIESARERTTSLKWELGYLPKLSEVKDAIKEGFEETLKIKFAEEGLTEYEQGLFKNKIDRFKSNEWIYQRKGSVEKLPILTSSYRTKGGSIQVSLTINVETNIIQSVLITGDFFAHPKSALFDLEATLKFTRAERARIQEVVFDFFEKGKGLFPDISPSDFVDAIYEAVKKVECLKHGISSPEANRIFTVNGTFDQIIKKKPSYLLLPYCAKLVDCEHRHKRECVDCGECSVGDAYRLANEKGLNPVTITSFEDLMETFADMESKGIKSYIGSCCRQFYVKHRKDFEMAGLSGILIDIENTTCYELGKENDAYVSVFKGQTELDAGLISKILNSYRP from the coding sequence ATGAAAAATTGGCGCTTATTGGATACGGGAGTCTTGAGTGCAGCTGAAAACATGGCCTTAGATGACTTAATATTAGAAGCGAGAAGTAAAGAACTTGTTCCAAATACTCTTCGTTTTTTACAATTTAGCCCACCAGCAGTCCTTGTTGGCTACTATCAAAGTGTAGAGCAGGAAATCAGAACAAGTTATTGCAGAGAACAAAGCATTGATATTAACAGACGAATGACCGGGGGCGGAGCTATATTTTTTGATCGTTCCCAGCTTGGGTGGGGAATATATGCTTCCAAAAAGGAATTAGGAGCTGCAAATCCTGAGATATTATTTAAGAAGATATGTCAGGCTGTTATCCTTGGGTTAAAGAGGTTTGGTATTGATGCTAAATATCGTCCTAAAAACGATATAGAAGTAGCAGGTAAAAAGATTTCCGGGACAGGAGGAACTGAAGAAAAAAACGCATTTTTGTTTCAGGGAACCTTACTTATGGATTTTGACGTGGATACCATGTTAAAATCCCTTAGAATCCCTACAGAAAAGTTAATGGATAAAGGGATAGAATCCGCCAGGGAACGCACTACAAGTCTTAAGTGGGAACTGGGATACCTGCCAAAATTGAGCGAAGTAAAGGATGCGATAAAAGAAGGTTTTGAAGAAACATTAAAAATCAAATTTGCAGAAGAGGGCCTTACAGAATATGAACAAGGGCTGTTTAAAAATAAGATAGATAGATTTAAATCGAATGAGTGGATTTACCAAAGAAAAGGATCTGTTGAAAAACTTCCGATCTTAACCTCAAGTTACAGGACAAAAGGCGGATCAATTCAGGTCTCTTTAACGATTAATGTTGAGACCAATATCATTCAGAGTGTTTTAATTACGGGTGATTTCTTTGCCCATCCGAAAAGCGCCTTATTTGATCTGGAAGCGACCTTAAAATTTACACGGGCGGAAAGAGCAAGAATACAGGAAGTCGTTTTTGATTTTTTTGAAAAGGGAAAGGGATTATTCCCGGATATTTCTCCCTCGGATTTCGTCGATGCAATATATGAGGCGGTAAAAAAAGTTGAATGCTTAAAACATGGAATCTCTTCGCCTGAAGCTAACAGGATCTTTACCGTAAATGGTACTTTTGATCAGATAATCAAAAAGAAACCATCTTACTTATTGCTTCCTTATTGCGCCAAGCTTGTTGATTGTGAACATAGACACAAAAGGGAGTGTGTGGACTGCGGGGAATGCAGTGTTGGAGATGCTTATCGTTTGGCAAATGAAAAGGGGTTAAATCCTGTTACTATTACCAGTTTTGAGGACTTGATGGAAACATTTGCCGATATGGAATCTAAAGGGATAAAGTCTTATATCGGAAGTTGTTGCAGACAATTTTATGTCAAACACCGGAAGGATTTTGAGATGGCCGGGCTTTCCGGCATATTGATCGATATTGAAAATACTACCTGTTATGAGCTGGGGAAAGAAAATGATGCCTATGTCAGTGTTTTTAAAGGTCAGACCGAACTGGATGCAGGATTGATCAGTAAGATATTAAATAGCTATCGACCTTAA
- a CDS encoding NAD(P)/FAD-dependent oxidoreductase, with protein MPPIMLVVKVWKMIGMRNEKLSQILNYDLVIIGAGPAGTTAARVASEKGIRTLIIEKKACIGSPVQCAEHIPKLLMQQVNFNSRCITQEVGMMITYMPGGDVVETKAPGYIIDRSLFDKGLALDAISNGADLMIKTIALSRNKTGLIARTGNKEICIEAKVIIGADGPNSTVGGWINRKNKEFVSAAQCEVLLNKPIEATCIYFCMEYMGGYGWLFPKGRTANVGVGINNKIGRIKLSTCLKHLLDRLQKEEKIKDKSAVAYTAGLIPVGGYLDTSPHENILIIGDAAGQTDPITGAGISQAISCGKIAGEVVAKAIQEKDLTLLGEYEKRWKGLFQRSLDNAHQKRKLLDNHWKDDQLDQILRKTWVGFDGYWRK; from the coding sequence ATGCCTCCAATTATGCTTGTAGTAAAAGTGTGGAAGATGATTGGAATGAGGAATGAGAAGTTGAGTCAGATATTAAACTATGATTTAGTGATAATAGGGGCAGGACCTGCTGGTACAACTGCAGCCAGGGTTGCATCCGAGAAGGGAATTCGCACCTTAATTATCGAGAAGAAGGCTTGTATAGGATCGCCGGTTCAATGCGCTGAACACATTCCCAAGCTATTGATGCAACAGGTTAATTTTAATAGCCGCTGTATCACTCAGGAAGTCGGTATGATGATAACATACATGCCGGGAGGTGATGTAGTAGAAACAAAGGCGCCGGGGTATATAATTGACAGGTCGCTATTTGATAAAGGACTGGCCCTGGATGCAATCAGTAATGGTGCTGATCTGATGATCAAAACTATTGCTCTTTCCCGTAATAAGACAGGGTTAATTGCCAGAACGGGAAACAAAGAAATATGTATTGAGGCAAAAGTGATTATCGGGGCTGATGGGCCAAACTCCACAGTAGGCGGATGGATAAACAGAAAAAATAAAGAATTTGTATCTGCCGCACAATGTGAAGTACTTCTCAATAAACCGATAGAAGCAACATGCATCTATTTCTGCATGGAATATATGGGTGGATATGGCTGGTTGTTTCCCAAAGGCAGAACGGCAAATGTTGGTGTAGGAATAAACAATAAGATAGGCCGCATAAAACTATCAACATGTTTAAAACATTTATTGGATAGATTACAAAAGGAAGAAAAGATCAAAGACAAGAGCGCAGTTGCTTATACTGCCGGGTTGATTCCGGTGGGCGGGTATCTTGATACCAGCCCACATGAAAACATATTGATAATTGGAGATGCCGCCGGACAGACAGATCCAATAACCGGTGCAGGCATTTCCCAGGCCATTTCCTGCGGAAAGATCGCAGGAGAAGTTGTTGCCAAAGCTATTCAAGAAAAGGATCTGACGCTTCTTGGTGAATATGAAAAAAGATGGAAGGGTCTGTTTCAAAGATCACTTGATAATGCTCATCAAAAAAGAAAGTTATTGGATAATCACTGGAAGGACGATCAATTAGATCAAATCTTGCGAAAGACATGGGTGGGCTTTGATGGGTATTGGAGAAAATAA